The sequence CACCGCAATTCCTGACGATCCATTTAATAATAATTGGGGAATTCGTGCGGGTAAAACTAACGGTTCTTGTTGAGAACCATCGAAGTTATCGCCAAATTCAACGGTTTCTGCGTCAATATCTCGTAGGAGGGAATCAGTCGTTAAGGCTTGCAAACGACATTCGGTGTACCGCATGGCAGCCGGGGGATCGTTATCAACTGATCCGAAGTTCCCATGACCGTTAATTAACGGCGATCGCATGGAAAAATCCTGCGCCATCCGCACTAAGGCATCATAAACGGCGACATCCCCATGAGGGTGATATTTACCGAGTACCTCCCCCACCACACGGGCGCATTTACGGAAGGGTCGATCAGGGGTTAAGCCCAGTTCGTTCATGGCGTATAAAATCCGTCGATGAACGGGTTTCAAACCATCCCGCGCATCTGGCAGCGCCCGCCCTACAATTACGCTCATGGCGTATTCGAGGTAAGATTGCTGCATTTCATTTCTCAGATCCGTCGGGATAATTCTCGACTCAGAGGTACTCATACCTTCAAAAACTCCATTACAATTTAAAATTAGTCACCTTTAACCGAAAATATTAGGAGAAATAAAATCATCTTCGGTATAGGCTCTAAAATCAGTGACTAATGCTTAAAATTATACCATAATTTGCCTTCTTCTTGGGGGTGAAATCTGGGATTAAAATTGACAATAAACTCTTGACAAATGCTAACAGTTATTTATTCTGACGAATTCCTCAACCATAAGACCGGATTATTCCATCCAGAACGGCCAGAACGGTTAACAGCGATAGTAAATGCCTTGAAATCGGTATCTTGGGCCGAAAAGTTAGACTGGAAACTACCCACTCCGGTGATGGATCGGCTGCAACCGTTGATGAGGTTATTGGAAACGGTACATACCTCTTCCCATATTCAACGAGTCAAAGCGATCGCCGATCAGGGGGGGGGTTATTTGGATGGAGATACCCCCATGTCGGCTGAAAGTTATGATGTGGCACTGTTGGCGGTGAGTGCCTGGTTGGATGGGGTGGATCAAGTCTTGACAACGGGACATCCGGCTTTTGTTTTAGCGCGTCCCCCCGGACATCATGCCGAAGCTGATCGAGGGATGGGATTTTGCTTATTTTCTAACGCAGCGATCGCGGCTTATTATGGCTTAGAACAACCGGGGATTGAGAAAGTCGCTATCTTAGATTGGGATGTGCATCATGGCAATGGAACCCAAGCGTTAGTGGAAGATGATCCTCGGATCGCTTACTGTTCGTTACATCAATCCCCCTGTTATCCGGGGACGGGATATGCGGAAGAACGTGGCTCTCACAACAATGTGCTGAATCTTCCCCTGTCTCCGGGTAGCACCATTGATCTCTACAAACCCGCCTTTCAACATTATATCTTGCCCTTTTTACAACAGGTACAGCCGGATTTGCTGATTGTGAGTGCGGGATATGATGCCAACCAGGATGATCCCTTAGCCAGTATTTCTCTACAACCAGAAGACTACGGACTGTTTACTGAATATTGTTTACAACTCACTCCCCGCATTCTGTTTGGACTAGAAGGCGGTTATGATTTACCCAGTCTCTCCCAGTCCGTTGTCGCCACCTTGGAAAAATGCCTTTAGGTAGTCAGTTATCAGTTATCAGTTATCAGTTATTAGTTATTAGTTATTAGTTATTAGTTATCAGTTATTAGTTATCAGGGGTTGGACGAGGCTGGATAGTTTGGCAACACAGTTGATCTAAATCACAAAACTTATCCAAGTTAATCACAAATTTACAAAGCGTTGAGTCACTTAATATTGAGAAGAAAAAGTTCATAATTAATCCAGACAAACCATGGACTTTGATCAACCTCTGAGTAACGTATCCCAAGGAAAGGTGATTTATGATGGCATATCGTCCAGTACCCCTTGAAGAACTTTTTGGTCAAATTATGTTTTCTAGTGTCGTGACTCGCAGTGATCGCCAACACTTGCGTTCCGCCATTTTAGGTGAAAGTTTGACCGATAATGAAAAGGTGATTATTAACCGATTACTGTACAATGTTCGCCGGGGGTGGGTGAAGCTAGTGGATCTTTAGTTGATCAGCTACCTGTTTTCATAAAAAATTTTCATAAATAGAGTTTCCGTTACCCATTTTTCCTTTTTATAGATAGATCCTGAAATTGAGCAATTTTCGATACAATATCAGTCGTTAACTTTACGTTCAGGATTAATCCCAACCCTTGCTATCCCCATCTTTGCTGGTTGCTCACGGTAGCCGAGATCCTCGTCCCCAACAAGCTTTAAATCTATTGGCAAAACGCTTAGGGGAACGTTCAGGCTTTCCTATAGTTGGAACTGCCACATTAGAATTAGCACTCCTTCCCCTTCATCAACAGATTCAAGAGTTTGCCCAGTTAAGTCAATCTTGGGGATATTCTCAAGTCCAAATTTTACCGTTATTTCTCTCGTCAGGCGTTCATGTTAACGCTGATTTACCCGCAGAAATTGCGATCGCCCACGAACAACTTGGATCAGAAATTCAACTTAATTTATTACCTTATTTTGGGTCTAAAATCAATCGTTTAGCGGCTTTAATCGCAACAAAAATGGCAATGGTTGAGATCGAGCATTGGATTTTAATCGCTCATGGCAGTCGCCATCCAGGGGGAAATCAACCCATTGAACAATTAGCAACTCAAATCAAGGCAATTCCCGCCTATTGGTCAGTTTCTTTACATTTTGAAACTCAAATTAAAGCCTTAATTTTATCGGGAGTTCACCGAATTGGAATTATTTCTTATTTTATGTTTTCCGGTGGTATAACTGATGCGATCGCCCAATCCCTTCAACAGTTTTATCAAGAATACCCCACTGTTGAATTTTATTTAATTTCACCGTTAGAAATTGACGATAATTTACTTGATTTAATTGAAGATTTATTAAAATAATAAGTTTTAGATTAAAATAAAAGGAATAAATTTAATATTAGGATAGAATATAGTAATCCGCGCCTTCGAGACGGAGGTTATAATAATTTCTAACTGACATGAAACAGCCAGAAGTATTATCCCTGTTCCCTGTTCCCTTTTGAACCCAGATTTTGGATACAACTCAAATAGAATTGCTATAGATTACCCATGAGTCAATTAACCTTGAAAGATTTTACTCCCGACCCCCAACGGTTAGCCGTTTTGGCAGAATGTATCGCTGACTATGGGATTGATGAGGGAAATAGTGAATGGACAAATAATATAATTTCTAAAAAAACCGTTGTTTATGGCAGTGGTGTGATTGCCAAACAAGGTGAAATTGTTGATCATAATGTTGACCCCAAAGAGTTAGAATTATGTCAACAATTAGCAGATCAAGTTTGCCAAATTATGGGAGATATTGATGTGGGGATGGGTTCAGAATCTTCTACCCCCTTTCAACCCTTCTATATTGTTGCTAATATTGATGATCCAATTCCTGAAAAAATAGATATCGAATTGATTCGCTCAAAATTTGCTGGGACAATTTTTCCCCCTGCAATAATAACCGTTGAACCTTTAGAAGAAGCAGGAATCTGGTGGTCAGAAGTCTTAGAAGATGCAGATGGTAGTGAAGAGGAAGAGTATTTACAACCTTGGCGAGAAATGATGGCTTGGTTTCAAACTCAAGATGCTTTTAAAGATACGGCATTTGTTCGTATTGGGGACTATAACGTATTCTATCAAGGTCAATATAATGAGGATGAATTTCCCGAAAATATGGGAGATCAGGGATGTGTTTTCCCCCGGTTTGCAGTTGGTTTAACTCATCATGGCAGTTTAGCTGGAATTTTTGGGTTTAGTGTTCAAACGTAATCAATTCTGGTAAATTAGAACGGTGGATTTATTTCCATGCCACACGACAAAATAGATCATCAATAAAATTAAAAGACAAATGGAAGACTCAGTTCAACCTCAATATCATTTACAACCCTTTAAGGTTATAGGGGGAGATTCTGGGTATTCTAAATTAGAATTGAAGAGTCAAGAAACTCTCATTAACTGGAATAATCAAATTATTTTGGGTAATTGCTTAAATGTATTAAAGCAGATACCTGATCATCAGGTTGATTTAGTGATTACATCCCCACCCTATGCGGATAGTCGTTCTAAAACCTATGGCGGAATTCATCCCGAAGAATATGTTAATTGGTTTTTGCCGATTTCTGCGGAAATCAAGAGAGTCTTAAAATTCAATGGTACATTTATTTTAAATATTAAAGAAAAAGTTGTTAATGGGGAACGACATAATTACGTTATTAAACTTATTTTAGAACTGCAAAAACAAGGTTGGTTATGGACAGAAGAATATATTTGGCATAAGAAAAATAGCTATCCTGGAAAATGGCCGAATCGATTTCGAGATGCGTGGGAACGATGTTTACAATTTAATCAACAAAAAAAGTTTAAAATGTATCAAGAACAAGTTATGGTTCCTATGGGAGATTGGGCTAAAAATCGCCTTAAAAATTTAAGTGAAGTTGATCAAATTCGAGATAACTCTAAAGTTGAGAGTGGGTTTGGAAAAAATGTCTCGAATTGGGTAGGACGAACAATGGTTTATCCGGCAAATGTGTTGCATTTAGCGACGGAATGTGGTAATAAAAATCATAGTGCTGCCTTCCCAAAGTCTTTGCCGTCGTGGTTTATTAAATTATTTACTGAACCGAATGATCTGGTATTAGACCCCTTTGTCGGTTCAGGAACAACTTGTATCGCAGCTAAAGAGTTGGGAAGAAATTATTTAGGGATTGAAATCAAAGAAGACTATTGTAATCTTGCCTTATCGAATCTTGATAAAACAGTATTTAATGTTCAAAATCAAGACTCAGTTATCGAAACTATCTCAACCGATTCTATTAATTCTAATATCACAAATTCAACGATAACTCAAAAAAATTATCAAATTTATAATGACTATCTGATTAATCATGTTTTGTCTCCTTTTTATAATAAACGATTTGAAAAATTGAATAACCTTAAACTGAAAGATATTCTTAAACGGAAAAATCCTTACTTATTCAAAGCCAAGAATATTGAACTTGCAGGTGATTTTGTTAAAAGTATAGTTGATGCTTTTCTTTCTTCTCAAGAAGAAACAATTTTTGGTCATTTATTAGAAAGCTTTGCTATTTATATCTCAGAAACTCTTTATGGGGGATTTAAGTCAACGTTGAATAGTGTTGATTTAGAATTTGAACGAGGAAGAAATTATTATATTGTGGGAATTAAGTCAGGAATTAACTGGGGTAACTCTGATCAAATTAATCGCATGAAAGATAACTTTAAGAAAGCCAAAAATAGACTAAGAGAAGAAGGAAAAACTTGTGATATTATTGCAGTTAATGGCTGCATCTATGGAAAAGACAAAAATCCTTTAAAAACCGATCAAGATCCAGATAAAACCTACTATAAATATGCAGGTCAAGATTTTTGGAATTTTATTGCAGAGGATGATAACCTATATCAACAAATGATTGTCCCGATTGATATAGAAGCTCAAAAAAAAGATGAAAGTTTTAAAACCATCTATTCCAGTAAAATTAATCAAATGACGCAAGAGTTTATGCAAAATTTCATGAAAGACAATCAAATTGACTGGGTTAAACTGGTTGATTATGTTTCTAAGCGAGAAGAAAACCCTTTAGATCCTGCTATTGAACAGTTATCCTTAGATTTAGAATTAGGAGATTCGGAAACTTAACCGCTTAGTAAGCCCTGAAGGGCTTCCGGTGAGAGCGAATCATCAAACCCCTTAACCTTAATTTTATTCTGCCCATCTTCTCAATAAATTTGTATAGGTTTTAGACACCAAATCAAACTCAATGGTTTTCCCTTCCTTAGCAAAAATAGAACGGCGAGTGGTATCTAAATCAAATAAAATTTCTCGATTTGCAGGGTCACGAACTAAACTTTGAACCCATCCCACAATGGCTAATCTTACCCCTTGACTAACAGGTTCAACTCGGTGTAAGGTTGTTGATGGATAAACAATCATTGAACCCGCTTTCAATTTATAGCTACGTTCTTCATCACTATTTTCAATCACTAATTCTCCGCCTGTGTAGGTTTCAGGATCACTTAAAAATAACGTAAACGAAACATCCACACGCCAAAATTCTTGATCTCCCATCAACGCATTATCTGTATGGGTTCCATAGGACATTCCATCTTCGTAGCGGCTGGCTAAAATCGAGTGAACAATTTTAGGTAAAACCGCACTTTGAAATAAGGCATTTTTTTTGAGAATAGACTGCACTTGTTCCCGCAAAGCTTGAGCTTCCGGTGTTTTCTTATCAAGCTGTTGATTGTTCTTAACGAGTTTGGCGTGCCAACCTGCGGTTGTTTTGCCATCAACAAACGTAGCTTGAGTGAGATGATCAATAAAAAATTTTAATTCCTCTGATGTCAAAATATCATCAATCGAGAACAGCATAGGAGATAAAAGTGCAACATTAGATAATCGATAGCTGTTTGCACCTCTGTTTTTCGGCGAGTTTCTATGAAACCAGCTTGACAATGTGCAAATT comes from Planktothrix tepida PCC 9214 and encodes:
- a CDS encoding PmeII family type II restriction endonuclease, with the translated sequence MEDSVQPQYHLQPFKVIGGDSGYSKLELKSQETLINWNNQIILGNCLNVLKQIPDHQVDLVITSPPYADSRSKTYGGIHPEEYVNWFLPISAEIKRVLKFNGTFILNIKEKVVNGERHNYVIKLILELQKQGWLWTEEYIWHKKNSYPGKWPNRFRDAWERCLQFNQQKKFKMYQEQVMVPMGDWAKNRLKNLSEVDQIRDNSKVESGFGKNVSNWVGRTMVYPANVLHLATECGNKNHSAAFPKSLPSWFIKLFTEPNDLVLDPFVGSGTTCIAAKELGRNYLGIEIKEDYCNLALSNLDKTVFNVQNQDSVIETISTDSINSNITNSTITQKNYQIYNDYLINHVLSPFYNKRFEKLNNLKLKDILKRKNPYLFKAKNIELAGDFVKSIVDAFLSSQEETIFGHLLESFAIYISETLYGGFKSTLNSVDLEFERGRNYYIVGIKSGINWGNSDQINRMKDNFKKAKNRLREEGKTCDIIAVNGCIYGKDKNPLKTDQDPDKTYYKYAGQDFWNFIAEDDNLYQQMIVPIDIEAQKKDESFKTIYSSKINQMTQEFMQNFMKDNQIDWVKLVDYVSKREENPLDPAIEQLSLDLELGDSET
- a CDS encoding sirohydrochlorin chelatase; protein product: MLSPSLLVAHGSRDPRPQQALNLLAKRLGERSGFPIVGTATLELALLPLHQQIQEFAQLSQSWGYSQVQILPLFLSSGVHVNADLPAEIAIAHEQLGSEIQLNLLPYFGSKINRLAALIATKMAMVEIEHWILIAHGSRHPGGNQPIEQLATQIKAIPAYWSVSLHFETQIKALILSGVHRIGIISYFMFSGGITDAIAQSLQQFYQEYPTVEFYLISPLEIDDNLLDLIEDLLK
- a CDS encoding histone deacetylase family protein; its protein translation is MLTVIYSDEFLNHKTGLFHPERPERLTAIVNALKSVSWAEKLDWKLPTPVMDRLQPLMRLLETVHTSSHIQRVKAIADQGGGYLDGDTPMSAESYDVALLAVSAWLDGVDQVLTTGHPAFVLARPPGHHAEADRGMGFCLFSNAAIAAYYGLEQPGIEKVAILDWDVHHGNGTQALVEDDPRIAYCSLHQSPCYPGTGYAEERGSHNNVLNLPLSPGSTIDLYKPAFQHYILPFLQQVQPDLLIVSAGYDANQDDPLASISLQPEDYGLFTEYCLQLTPRILFGLEGGYDLPSLSQSVVATLEKCL
- a CDS encoding Fe2+-dependent dioxygenase codes for the protein MLFSIDDILTSEELKFFIDHLTQATFVDGKTTAGWHAKLVKNNQQLDKKTPEAQALREQVQSILKKNALFQSAVLPKIVHSILASRYEDGMSYGTHTDNALMGDQEFWRVDVSFTLFLSDPETYTGGELVIENSDEERSYKLKAGSMIVYPSTTLHRVEPVSQGVRLAIVGWVQSLVRDPANREILFDLDTTRRSIFAKEGKTIEFDLVSKTYTNLLRRWAE